A stretch of the Capsicum annuum cultivar UCD-10X-F1 chromosome 8, UCD10Xv1.1, whole genome shotgun sequence genome encodes the following:
- the LOC107839530 gene encoding phosphoglycerate mutase-like protein AT74H, with protein MTNSTTEFTDVHSHKYHLPKRIILVRHGESQGNKDEASYSVTPDYKIPLTTRGIQQANQAGSRIRHVVSQSSENWKVYFYVSPYVRTRSTLREIGRAFPRNRVLGVREECRLREQDFGNFQVAERMKVIKETRERFGRFFYRFPEGESAADVYDRVSHFLETLWRDVDMNRHHHNPNDEVNLIIVSHGLASRVFLMKWFKWTVEQFEYLNNLGNCEFRVMELGAGGEYSLAVHHTDEEMLEWGMSPDMIADQKWRANAHRGALNDHCPWYLDAFFDHLAESNDIDDEDVKSNNSLA; from the exons ATGACAAACAGCACAACTGAGTTCACGGACGTTCATTCACACAAGTACCACCTCCCAAAGCGCATAATCTTGGTCCGTCACGGCGAAAGCCAAGGGAACAAAGACGAAGCATCATACAGCGTAACCCCTGATTACAAAATCCCATTAACTACGCGCGGGATTCAGCAAGCTAACCAAGCTGGCTCCCGCATTCGTCATGTTGTTTCTCAGTCCTCGGAGAACTGGAAGGTTTACTTCTATGTCTCTCCTTACGTCCGCACGCGCTCCACGCTCCGGGAGATTGGTCGGGCGTTCCCCAGGAATAGAGTGCTTGGGGTTAGAGAAGAGTGTAGACTTAGAGAACAGGATTTTGGGAATTTTCAAGTTGCCGAACGAATGAAAGTGATCAAGGAAACCAGGGAGAGATTTGGGAGATTTTTCTATCGGTTTCCGGAAGGGGAATCCGCTGCTGATGTTTATGATCGAGTTTCCC ATTTCCTTGAAACTCTGTGGAGGGATGTTGATATGAACAGGCACCATCACAACCCAAATGATGAGGTGAATCTTATAATTGTATCCCATGGTCTAGCTAGTCGAGTCTTTCTAATGAAGTGGTTCAAGTGGACAGTTGAGCAATTCGAGTACCTAAACAATCTGGGGAATTGTGAGTTTCGAGTTATGGAATTAGGGGCAGGTGGTGAATATAGCTTAGCAGTCCATCATACTGATGAAGAGATGCTGGAATGGGGGATGTCCCCTGATATGATTGCAGACCAAAAATGGCGAGCTAATGCTCACAGGGGGGCGTTGAATGATCATTGCCCTTGGTACCTTGATGCTTTTTTTGACCATTTGGCTGAATCAAATGatatagatgatgaagatgtGAAGTCAAACAACTCCCTAGCATAA
- the LOC107879323 gene encoding uncharacterized protein LOC107879323 — MAKAYRKENFDYLMAKIEKADSRVKKYLQEVGYEKCSRFHSPVKASSPYIYSVYESERRYIIDLKSESCSCWRFQIDQISCAHAIAVLKSKHVKEFGPYCSDYYKPATLVKTYEVPSIPMPDRTDWNVPNSVAKEEVLPPIFKRLPGRPKKGRKKKSSETLSLSTNH, encoded by the exons ATGGCCAAGGCTTATCGAAAAGAGAATTTTGACTACCTAATGGCAAAGATTGAAAAAGCTGATTCGAGAGTGAAAAAATATCTACAAGAAGTTGGATATGAAAAGTGTAGTAGGTTTCATTCACCG GTTAAGGCGTCTTCACCGTATATATATTCTGTTTATGAATCTGAACGAAGATACATTATCGACCTTAAAAGTGAGTCATGCAGCTGTTGGAGGTTCCAAATAGACCAAATATCTTGTGCTCATGCTATTGCCGTATTGAAATCTAAACATGTAAAGGAATTTGGTCCATATTGTTCTGATTACTACAAACCAGCTACTTTGGTGAAGACTTATGAAGTTCCAAGCATTCCCATGCCAGATAGGACAGACTGGAATGTTCCTAATAGTGTAGCTAAGGAAGAAGTGTTGCCCCCAATATTCAAAAGGCTTCCAGGAAGGCCGAAGAAAGGGCGGAAGAAAAAATCTAGCGAAACACTTTCATTAAGCACAAATCATTGA